A portion of the Diprion similis isolate iyDipSimi1 chromosome 4, iyDipSimi1.1, whole genome shotgun sequence genome contains these proteins:
- the LOC124405634 gene encoding piezo-type mechanosensitive ion channel component isoform X4 → MLGDDALIPGEVESAGVAATAEEQWQGKAAPRDAGKIDMGKYWLNVVLLRVVLPVILTLCAVWRPTGLSVIYLALMLYLPMVPIPSSKTMNGHTGRYLIVAMGLCFLTAVIQITFQFVLLALQPYGHFLKDCEFLETILRHFGLVRFNNATTWMVFYWLSPELVSLPSIVLLYVFCRRLTHERQQGDEDRFSTKESAPPSQKVIDFLGTVGTYAVLFSLCCVGTLQPSVEGGLYFLVFLGAGTLWACNTELRRGFAIVCRLVMMLALIHVVVILTYQTPWPQAQLPADSPWARYLGLVPVYTSNCTNSREVDVAADDWVSFTEPVRLIWLYYILALQSQFLIQKPEKKMTRFGGKLENLDTPLSRHVSARRRTPSQRWQSARRKARLMRFGSGRAGLLQDSTGSVIIQDGHHDDSIQMQSMSEGATEEQPGVFEQVIMAFYAIFQLIIQSSYLATNIVMMAWSITYHSWTTFVLLLWAIILWMVPNKRSWMMKCSPFIVMYATLLLITQFIFNLNLTKDELPDMIYDVELSQIGFTKTDQLHSWHLLVKCLYTTMFWITMRQYMVERKQQRRSSALRDMVAPLHVSVSTATTAMQQEMPEIRSKFMKDVGTLIQRILTKFWIAVVAIMLFTSGITGERMTVFRIIYMSLFLVFVITFQISWFAWRRMMYGFWITVIAYSVIMLILVYTYQFHKFDDYWTYINVDKDLQKDIGLETYQTKDLFVRLLTPTFFVIITVVQMHYFHQDFLNVTDIEKMRPVAATDVSQNQTNEPQAETSVAAAVGQIPRSIYTLKQLKQMSKMEKKALLQQVLKRLHNFYNHVWLFLEIHMEKIIFSSMMLLCVSDVCAIHFLFVLTIVIAINLRQSIQIAAIKVMTATIAVLMVIKMLYQIEYISHNSYDRNCTNNISANDSPLASNQTIYNIAEWIGMRKELPNRLPILLKGYIGIITVTTFRGIILVRQMFYRQMRGLSLKTPLIMFPSITRKDADMGIIECLKFLFNYGFYKFGLELCFIAIIALISTRLDFYSVLYAAWLGFLYCFRRPTLSKLWPIFQCFGILIIPIQYFIVVAPPPWLCIKYPWYESEFLRDLQEWMFFPDPDFPPNSKKLLCDFFLLLMITRQRLVFYIEALQKETGEEYSAGHNYSVYMDMEKPHFINPVGDFVSHAHTWLDVIKRGVLSSLLWISLSIMFLAGTNRTNLFSLGYLVGAFVFLWQGSDFYLRPIRIILKWWNVLIGYNITVIMLKTVLQGIGCIYMEELEDSACWLVQLLGIACLKKFKSNVPGGFIDDKCRVPREDIGMVWDALCFAFLIMQKRLFKSYYFFHIVDETKAMSILASRGAELLEELHEKRIEKQDSMEKTILEKLKFKMDKIKASQKKIMGPVYKDPVSHRADLLYPGSRPLYRRRPPTTNREAVRSGDYYMFDDMDDDDVSELVADDEDKKEEKKQRKRDPPGRRMTISELVNTVLKTDIEIATHVALHGGTPQDALQIRRRSEPMTRKKSSMSYLSARSETDTAAPVDDRDDARSIDSADQDGAEREMRADDLTRTSIPSEDEDENVEDEKKISITTYFKFVWAFINSAIVSMTKHLNIYSQDYRYIRKVLTEEKKNLKQKPDFRTGTRLGISQIWQPITKTQQAKESSLTVPHIRILAPSLERGLDMSSSSSSSIISQTTISHPDEGQAELSEKDQPPIIQLLVSIWFVILAHSNLMCYFMVFLHQIKNASILSLPLPLMVFLWGTLTIPRPSKTFWVTLIAYTEIVVIIKCVFQFAVLPWNNDAPTNKPFLAQRIIGIERKSNYALWDLLILLIVFFHRLMLKSLGQWNTSTPKARKVIPSHLLIDTTQSPIVGDRGQGEQTVVRTEDVLIEDNNQIRRESLRRSGDERDLSSLAGDNDRTLIIRTEEIDPCDENLTTAIGMTAKKYVEPMKIYFQNILNANGKEKTNVYAYMFFCDFFNFLLIIFGFSAFGTQQGDGGVAAYLSENRVPMPFLLMLLLQFALIVIDRALFLRKYILGKLIFQYCLVVGIHIWMFFILPSVTERQFNEKLPPQIWYMVKCFYLLLAAYQLRLGYPTRILGNFLCKKYSIVNYCLFKLFMIVPFLFELRAVMDWIWTDTSMTIMDWFKMEDIFASIYQLKCMRGVETDFPQPRGIKKQQMSKYLTGGIALFLMIGIIWFPLLLFALGGTVGVSNIPYEVSMKLRIGSYEPIYAMSAQNSSITTYSDTEFTKLQQLYATDRSAATFLENYIHSDVAAVKLGASSRRLWAISPPDLDRLKAELNSSLTVTMHVEWSVARKTDVKDVGEVATTLRDIQLPATINGQPNRLRLALLKMLTLQDQTTDGSSVSSEIITLFNAFPKFLKVTNRLTDVVPQLMNFPEIVREDETNTDYLYRNVTLMLSGNFNCCAPQKWWIVNEDCTDIIYTNRLKEIPENDCKNIMMLLFNDKAFPKELSFISGVGILGLYTTAVILVSQMLRRNVSEMAPKIMFEDLPYVDRILRLCLDIYLVRESGELCLEEDLFAKLIFLYRSPETLIRWTRPPEPGEQADDNEDGNAEEREEHGGMQAA, encoded by the exons GTCAGCAGGGGTAGCAGCGACAGCAGAAGAGCAGTGGCAGGGAAAGGCTGCACCGCGCGACGCCGGGAAAATCGACATGGGAAAGTATTGGCTGAACGTTGTCCTCCTTCGAGTCGTCCTTCCGGTCATCCTCACCCTTT gtGCAGTATGGAGGCCTACGGGATTATCGGTCATCTACTTGGCCCTGATGTTGTACCTGCCTATGGTGCCGATACCATCCAGCAAAACGATGAACGGACACACTGGTCGTTACTTAATCGTCGCAATGGGTCTGTGCTTCCTAACAGCCGTCATACAAATAACGTTTCAATTCGTGCTGTTGGCCTTGCAACCCTATGGGCACTTCCTGAAAGATT GCGAATTCTTAGAGACAATCTTAAGACACTTCGGTCTTGTAAGATTTAACAACGCTACAACGTGGATGGTGTTTTACTGGCTCAGTCCAGAGCTCGTCTCCTTACCCTCCATTGTCCTCCTGTATGTCTTTTGTCGGAGGTTGACTCATGAAAGACAACAAGGAGATGAAGATCGGTTCAGCACCAAAGAATCCGCACCTCCGTCACAGAAG GTGATTGATTTCTTGGGTACTGTAGGTACCTATGCGGTACTTTTTTCGTTGTGCTGTGTTGGCACTCTACAGCCGTCCGTGGAAGGAGGACTATATTTTCTTGTCTTCCTTGGAGCGGGAACATTGTGGGCTTGTAACACGGAGCTGAGGCGAGGCTTTGCAATAGTCTGCAGGCTTGTAATGATGCTTGCTCTTATACATGTGGTTGTAATTCTGACGTACCAAACTCCATGGCCTCAGGCGCAGCTTCCAGCAGATAGCCCTTGGGCCCGTTATCTTGGTCTTGTACCCGTCTATACAAGTAATTGCACCAATTCAAGGGAAGTTGATGTCGCAGCTGACGACTGGGTCAGCTTCACCGAACCAGTGAGGCTCATATGGCTGTACTACATTCTTGCACTACAGTCTCAATTCCTAATTCAAAAACCT gaaaaaaaaatgacacgaTTTGGTGGAAAATTGGAGAACTTAGACACACCTTTGTCACGCCACGTGTCTGCGAGACGGAGAACACCCTCGCAAAGATGGCAATCAGCGCGTCGGAAGGCTCGT CTGATGCGGTTTGGTTCTGGACGGGCTGGACTTCTTCAAGATTCAACGGGTAGCGTCATTATTCAAGACGGGCATCACGATGACAGTATTCAGATGCAGTCCATGAGTGAAG GGGCCACAGAAGAGCAGCCTGGGGTATTTGAACAAGTTATCATGGCATTCTACGCAATATTTCAACTTATAATTCAGTCATCGTATTTGGCTACAAATATTGTCATGATG GCTTGGAGTATAACGTATCACAGTTGGACAACATTTGTTCTCCTATTGTGGGCAATAATATTATGGATGGTGCCAAACAAGCGATCATGGATGATGAAGTGTTCTCCTTTCATCGTTATGTATGCAACTCTGCTACTAATCACgcaattcatatttaatttgaACCTAACTAAGGATGAGCTACCAGATATGATTTATGATGTTGAACTCTCGCAGATTGGATTTACTAAAACTGACCAATTACATAGTTGGCATCTCCTTGTGAag TGTCTTTATACGACTATGTTTTGGATAACAATGAGACAATACATGGTGGAACGAAAACAACAACGCCGATCATCTGCCTTAAGAGATATGGTAGCTCCTCTTCATGTATCTGTCTCGACAGCAACTACAGCGATGCAACAAGAGATGCCGGAGATAAGAAGTAAATTTATGAAAGATGTTGGAACATTAATTCAACGGATACTAACGAAATTTTGGATTGCTGTTGTCGCTATTATGTTATTCACCAGTGGTATCACCGGTGAGCGCATGACAGTATTTAGAATCATTTATATGTCGCTGTTCCTTGTCTTCGTCATCACTTTCCAG atatcatgGTTTGCTTGGAGAAGAATGATGTATGGATTTTGGATCACTGTTATTGCATACTCCGTCATTATGCTCATCCTTGTCTATACCTACcaatttcacaaatttgaCGATTATTGGACATACATAAACGTTGATAAAGACTT gCAGAAGGATATAGGCTTAGAAACATATCAGACGAAGGATCTTTTTGTACGCCTACTAACACCTACGTTTTTTGTCATAATCACCGTCGTGCAGATGCACTATTTTCATCAAGACTTTTTGAACGTGACAGATATTGAAAAGATGAG GCCTGTAGCAGCCACAGACGTCAGCCAAAATCAGACAAATGAACCTCAAGCAGAGACCTCAGTTGCCGCTGCTGTAGGACAAATACCAAGATCAATATACACGCTGAAGCAGTTGAAAC AAATGTCAAAGATGGAGAAAAAGGCACTTCTTCAACAAGTTCTAAAGCGCTTGCACAACTTCTATAACCATGTTTGGTTATTCCTGGAAATTCACAtggagaaaattatattttcttcaatgatGCTGCTCTGCGTCAGTGAT GTATGTGCAATTCACTTCCTGTTTGTCCTTACAATAGTGATAGCGATAAATCTTCGACAGAGCATACAGATAGCTGCAATCAAGGTAATGACCGCGACTATAGCAGTTCTGATGGTCATTAAAATGCTCTATCAAATAGAATACATCAGCCACAACAGCTATGATAGGAATTGTACA AACAACATATCTGCTAATGACTCGCCACTTGCTTCGAACCAAACGATCTATAATATTGCAGAATGGATAGGAATGAGGAAAGAGCTACCAAACAGGCTGCCTATACTCTTGAAGGGATACATTGGCATAATAACTGTAACTACGTTTCGAGGAATCATTTTAGTGCGACAAATGTTCTATAGGCAGATGAGAGGCCTCTCTTTGAAAACTCCACTGATCATGTTCCCAAGTATCACAAGGAAAGACGCAGATATGGGAATCATTGAGTGTCTGAAGTTCTTGTTCAATTACGGGTTTTATAAATTTGGCCTTGAATTGTGTTTTATAGCAATTATTGCTCTCATCAGCACCAGACTTGACTTTTATTCCGTACTCTACGCAGCCTGGCTGGGGTTTTTATACTGCTTCCGCAGACCCACATTGTCTAAATTATGGCCGATTTTTCAGTGCTTTGGTATTCTGATCATACCCATACAATATTTCATTGTAGTTGCTCCACCACCATGGCTCTGCATTA AATACCCGTGGTATGAATCGGAGTTTCTTCGTGATTTACAGGAGTGGATGTTCTTTCCAGACCCAGACTTTCCAccaaattcaaaaaaacttcttt gtgacttttttcttctactcaTGATCACACGTCAACGACTGGTCTTTTATATCGAGGCGTTGCAAAAAGAAACTGGTGAAGAATATTCAGCAGGTCATAATTACAGCGTGTATATGGATATGGAGAAACCACATTTTATTAATCCTGTGGGAGATTTTGTGTCACACGCTCATACATGGCTAGACGTCATTAAGCGGGGGGTACTCTCCAGCTTGCTCTGGATATCACTGTCCATCATGTTCTTAGCTGGTACCAACAGAACCAATCTCTTCTCGTTAGGATACTTGGTTGGAGCATTTGTGTTTCTCTGGCAGGGTAGTGATTTCTATCTTCGTCCGATAAGAATTATCCTAAAATGGTGGAACGTTTTGATTGGTTATAACATCACAGTCATTATGCTAAAGACAGTGTTACAAGGGATTGGATGCATATACATGGAAGAG CTCGAAGATTCTGCTTGTTGGCTTGTTCAACTCCTGGGTATTGCAtgcctgaagaaattcaagagtAACGTACCTGGAGGTTTTATAGATGACAAGTGTCGGGTACCAAGGGAGGATATTGGAATGGTTTGGGATGCATTATGCTTTGCATTTCTGATAATGCAAAAGCGACTGTTCAAGAGCTATTACTTCTTCCATATCGTAGATGAGACCAAAGCAATGAGCATCCTAGCTTCTCGAGGTGCTGAACTCCTCGAAGAGTTACACGAAAAGAGAATAGAAAAGCAAGACTCAatggaaaaaacaattttggaaaaacttaaattcaaaatggacAAGATCAAAGCGAgtcaaaagaaaataatgggCCCTGTTTACAAAGATCCAGTTTCCCATCGTGCTG ATTTACTCTATCCAGGATCGCGACCATTGTACAGACGTCGTCCTCCAACGACTAACAGAGAGG CCGTTAGATCCGGTGACTACTACATGTTTGACGATATGGATGATGACGATGTCAGTGAATTAGTTGCCGATGATGAAGAtaagaaggaagagaaaaaacaacgaaagcGAGACCCACCTGGACGTAGAATGACCATTTCAGAG TTGGTGAACACTGTTTTAAAGACAGATATAGAGATAGCAACGCATGTCGCCTTGCACGGGGGAACGCCTCAAGATGCCCTCCAAATTCGACGGCGCAGTGAACCGATGACCCGCAAGAAATCATCAATGTCCTATCTCAGTGCTCGCTCTGAAACAGATACTGCTGCACCTGTTGAT GATCGGGATGATGCTAGAAGTATAGATTCGGCAGACCAGGACGGAGCAGAAAGGGAGATGAGGGCGGATGATCTGACAAGGACTTCTATTCCCTCAGAGGATGAAGATGAGAACGTGGAagacgagaagaaaatttcgattacCACATACTTCAAGTTTGTCTGGGCGTTTATCAACAGTGCCATTGTGTCCATGACAAAACACTTGAATATTTACTCACAGGACTATCGGTACATACGAAAGGTTTTgaccgaagaaaaaaagaacttgaAG CAAAAACCCGACTTCAGAACCGGTACACGTTTGGGAATCAGTCAAATATGGCAACCAATAACTAAAACCCAACAAGC GAAAGAGAGCTCGCTGACGGTGCCGCACATTCGTATCCTGGCGCCTAGTTTGGAGCGAGGATTAGATAtgtcttcctcctcctccag TTCCATCATATCCCAAACAACTATATCACATCCAGATGAAGGTCAGGCAGAATTATCTGAAAAGGATCAACCACCGATAATCCAACTATTGGTTTCAATTTGGTTTGTGATATTAGCTCACTCTAACCTGATGTGCTACTTCATGGTGTTTCTTCATCAGATTAAGAATGCTTCGATTTTATCGTTACCACTGCCATTAATGGTGTTTCTCTGGGGAACCCTGACAATACCAAGGCCCTCAAAAACCTTTTGGGTTACTCTGATTGCCTACACCGAG ATCGTCGTGATCATAAAATGTGTATTTCAATTCGCGGTTCTCCCATGGAACAACGATGCCCCCACTAATAAGCCCTTCCTTGCTCAGAGAATAATTGGCATCGAGCGGAAATCAAACTATGCACTTTGGGACTTACTGATACTGCTTATCGTCTTCTTTCACAG ACTGATGCTGAAATCTTTGGGACAATGGAACACTTCAACGCCAAAGGCAAGAAAAGTGATTCCTTCTCATTTGCTGATAGACACAACTCAGTCGCCAATCGTGGGTGATAGAGGACAAGGAGAACAAACTGTAGTCCGAACAGAAGATGTTTTAATTGAAGA CAATAATCAGATACGAAGAGAAAGTTTGAGAAGATCAGGAGATGAAAGAGATCTTTCCTCGTTAGCTGGGGATAATGATAGAACTCTCATTATACGCACAGAAGAAATTGATCcatgtgatgaaaatttaaccaCTGCGATTGGCATGAC tgcCAAAAAGTACGTAGAACCAATGAAGATATATTTCCAGAACATACTGAACGCCAATGGTAAAGAGAAGACCAATGTATATGCGTACATGTTCTTCTgtgatttcttcaattttctcttgATTATCTTTGGATTTTCAGCATTCGGa acTCAACAAGGAGATGGTGGAGTAGCAGCATATCTATCTGAGAACAGAGTTCCGATGCCATTCCTGCTGATGCTGCTACTTCAGTTTGCACTTATTGTAATTGACCGAGCGCTCTTCTTACGGAAATACATTcttggaaaattgattttccagTACTGTCTAGTTGTAGGCATTCACATATGGATGTTCTTCATATTGCCAAGTGTCACTGAGAG ACAATTCAACGAAAAGCTACCACCACAAATTTGGTATATGGTGAAATGTTTCTACCTGTTACTAGCAGCGTATCAACTGCGTCTTGGCTATCCTACTCGCATACTTGGAAACTTTTTATGTAAAAAGTACAGCATCGTCAATTATTGTCTCTTCAAATT ATTTATGATAGTTCCATTTCTTTTTGAATTACGAGCTGTCATGGACTGGATTTGGACTGATACATCAATGACAATCATGGATTGGTTTAAGATGGAAGATATTTTCGCTAGCATCTATCAACTCAAG TGTATGAGGGGTGTCGAAACAGATTTTCCACAACCACGAGGTATCAAGAAGCAGCAAATGAGCAAGTATTTGACTGGTGGGATAGCCCTCTTTCTCATGATTGGCATAATTTGGTTCCCACTACTTCTATTCGCTCTTGGAGGCACTGTTGGAGTGTCGAACATACCCTACGAGGTATCCATGAAACTGCGCATAGGCTCCTACGAACCGATCTATGCCATGTCTGCGCAGAATAGCTCCATAACCACATATAGTGATACAGAATTCACTAAACTCCAGCAACTGTATGCGACTGATCGCAGTGCGGCAACATTCCTTGAGAATTATATTCACTCAGACGTGGCAGCAGTCAAGTTGGGTGCATCATCAAGACGGCTATGGGCAATTTCACCTCCTGATTTGGACAG gctGAAAGCAGAACTTAACTCGTCACTCACAGTCACGATGCACGTTGAGTGGTCTGTGGCCAGGAAAACAGATGTAAAAGATGTTGGCGAAGTAGCGACTACGCTACGCGATATACAGTTACCGGCCACGATTAACGGGCAGCCAAATCGTCTGCGATTGGCTTTGCTGAAGATGCTCACATTGCAAGACCAGACCACAGATGGAAGCAGCGTTTCCTCAGAGATAATCACGTTGTTTAACGCTTTTCCAAAGTTCCTTAAAGTCACCAATAGACTGACTGATGTTGTGCCGCAGCTTATGAATTTTCCGGAAATAG TTCGAGAAGATGAAACCAACACCGACTATTTGTATCGAAATGTAACGTTAATGCTGTCAGGAAACTTCAATTGTTGTGCTCCCCAAAAATGGTGGATAGTCAACGAGGACTGCActgatattatatacacgaaTCGCCTCAAAGAGATTCCAGAAAacgattgtaaaaatatcatgATGCTTCTGTTCAATGACAAAGCATTCCCAAAGGAGCTCAGTTTCATCTCTGGAGTTGG aATCCTTGGCTTGTATACGACAGCCGTCATCCTCGTCAGTCAGATGCTCAGAAGAAACGTGAGCGAAATGGCACCCAAAATAATGTTTGAAGATCTTCCATATGTTGATCGCATACTACGCCTCTGTCTGGATATTTACCTGGTGCGAGAAAGTGGGGAACTATGTCTAGAGGAGGATCTATTCGCAAAGCTAATATTCCTCTACAGATCGCCGGAGACATTAATCAG ATGGACACGTCCTCCAGAGCCTGGGGAACAAGCTGATGACAATGAGGACGGAAATGCAGAGGAACGTGAAGAACATGGCGGTATGCAGGCTGCGTAA